A stretch of the Bacillus sp. B-jedd genome encodes the following:
- a CDS encoding D-alanine--D-alanine ligase, whose protein sequence is MKTKLGLLYGGKSAEHQVSLQTAMAVIKALDVNKFDIYPIYITVEGQWVKGPELQGPVNSVKELEFSPEREGGALAPAIFSGNTSNGGLDVIFPLLHGPNGEDGTVQGLLELLNLPYVGNGVLASAAGMDKVIMKNVFAEAGLAQVDYTSFIRSDWEMNKEAAYEKVERLLGYPCFVKPANLGSSVGISKCRNRDELEVAFKEAFLFDRKIIIEVGVTAREIEVGVLGNDAPEVSVAGEIVPKKDFYDYKAKYEDGNTALIIPADIDDETYSRIHDMAIKAFKALDCSGLVRADFFLTENGTVLINEVNTMPGFTPFSMFPLLWKHTGVEYPELIEKLVSLALERHAEKQSIKYTF, encoded by the coding sequence ATGAAAACGAAATTGGGTTTACTATATGGCGGAAAATCCGCGGAGCATCAAGTTTCCCTGCAGACTGCGATGGCCGTCATCAAGGCGCTGGATGTAAATAAATTTGATATTTATCCTATTTACATAACGGTGGAAGGACAATGGGTAAAAGGGCCGGAGCTCCAGGGGCCGGTTAACTCTGTCAAGGAGTTGGAGTTTTCTCCTGAACGGGAGGGAGGAGCCCTGGCGCCGGCTATTTTTTCAGGAAATACGAGCAATGGCGGGCTGGATGTTATTTTCCCTCTTTTGCATGGGCCGAATGGTGAGGACGGAACGGTGCAAGGACTGCTCGAATTACTGAACCTTCCTTATGTTGGCAATGGAGTTCTTGCTTCTGCGGCAGGTATGGATAAAGTAATTATGAAAAATGTTTTTGCCGAAGCAGGTCTTGCCCAGGTTGATTACACTTCTTTTATCCGCAGTGATTGGGAAATGAATAAAGAGGCTGCTTACGAAAAAGTCGAACGGCTGCTTGGCTATCCATGTTTTGTGAAGCCGGCAAATTTAGGTTCAAGTGTCGGTATCAGCAAATGCCGGAATCGTGATGAACTTGAGGTGGCTTTCAAGGAGGCGTTCCTTTTTGATAGGAAAATCATCATTGAAGTCGGAGTGACAGCCCGGGAAATCGAGGTCGGGGTATTAGGAAATGATGCGCCGGAAGTATCGGTCGCCGGCGAAATCGTCCCGAAAAAGGATTTTTATGATTACAAGGCAAAATACGAGGATGGAAACACTGCGCTCATCATCCCGGCGGATATCGATGACGAAACATACAGCCGCATTCATGATATGGCTATCAAGGCCTTTAAGGCATTGGATTGCTCCGGCCTTGTCCGCGCGGATTTCTTCCTGACAGAAAACGGAACGGTCTTGATCAATGAAGTAAATACGATGCCAGGATTTACACCATTCAGTATGTTCCCGCTCCTTTGGAAGCATACAGGCGTTGAATATCCGGAACTGATCGAGAAGCTCGTCAGCCTGGCGCTTGAACGGCATGCCGAAAAGCAGAGCATTAAATATACTTTTTAG
- a CDS encoding UDP-N-acetylmuramoyl-tripeptide--D-alanyl-D-alanine ligase gives MIRRTIKEITGMIEVLNDTSSYGDTLVSGISIDSRKIEEGNLFVPFKGERTDGHKFVEGAIKDGAAVAFWQKDVPNPPEGLPLLIVEDCLTALQELARSYRNQLGVKVVGITGSNGKTTTKDMAASLLSLKYKVQKTEGNYNNHLGLPLTVLNLDEDTEVAVLEMGMSARGEISFLTNLASPDATIITNIGESHLLDLGSREGIAEAKLEILEGLKDGGLAVLNGDEPLLMERLDGLGGNIKVQTFGRRESNDMYPVEIMQTGNGNEFRTNLSDAKFFLPVLGTHNIMNALAAMLVANHLSIPFEEMAAGLESVKLTQMRMELSEGQNGEKIINDAYNASPTSMSAAIELVSNLAGYERRILVLGDMLELGPLENEYHTRIGEMLDPGKIDLVFAYGDLGAKIAEGAEKTLGPERVYAFADKEMLSRELKKHTDSKTLVLVKASRGMKLEEVVASLQQE, from the coding sequence ATGATTCGGAGAACGATTAAAGAAATTACCGGGATGATTGAGGTGCTGAATGACACGTCGTCCTATGGGGATACCCTTGTCAGCGGGATTTCGATTGATTCGCGGAAAATAGAAGAAGGAAACCTGTTCGTGCCCTTCAAGGGCGAAAGGACGGATGGCCATAAGTTTGTGGAAGGTGCGATTAAAGATGGAGCTGCTGTGGCTTTTTGGCAAAAGGATGTTCCCAATCCACCGGAAGGGTTGCCTCTATTAATCGTCGAGGACTGTCTGACGGCCCTCCAGGAGCTGGCACGAAGCTACCGGAACCAGCTAGGTGTAAAGGTAGTCGGCATAACCGGCAGCAACGGAAAAACGACGACGAAGGATATGGCGGCCAGCCTGTTGTCCCTGAAATATAAAGTGCAGAAGACAGAAGGGAACTATAATAACCATCTCGGCCTGCCATTGACTGTCCTGAATTTGGATGAAGATACCGAGGTGGCGGTGCTGGAAATGGGCATGAGCGCGCGCGGTGAGATTTCTTTTCTGACCAATCTGGCAAGCCCAGATGCCACTATTATTACGAATATCGGTGAGTCCCATCTGCTTGATCTCGGCTCAAGGGAGGGAATCGCGGAAGCGAAGCTTGAGATTCTTGAAGGCTTGAAGGATGGCGGCCTGGCTGTATTGAACGGAGATGAGCCTCTTCTCATGGAAAGGCTGGATGGTCTCGGCGGGAATATCAAGGTGCAGACTTTCGGGCGCAGGGAATCCAATGATATGTATCCCGTAGAAATCATGCAGACCGGAAACGGAAATGAATTCCGCACCAATCTTTCAGACGCGAAATTCTTTTTGCCAGTGCTGGGCACTCATAATATTATGAATGCATTGGCGGCCATGCTCGTTGCCAACCATTTATCCATTCCGTTCGAAGAGATGGCTGCAGGCCTCGAATCGGTTAAGCTTACGCAAATGCGGATGGAGCTGTCTGAAGGCCAGAATGGCGAAAAAATCATCAATGACGCTTATAATGCCAGCCCTACGTCGATGAGCGCGGCCATTGAACTCGTTTCAAACCTGGCTGGATATGAAAGAAGGATCCTTGTTCTCGGTGACATGCTCGAGCTGGGCCCGTTGGAAAATGAATATCATACCAGGATAGGTGAAATGCTCGATCCTGGCAAAATAGATCTTGTTTTTGCCTATGGGGATCTTGGGGCGAAAATTGCAGAAGGTGCGGAGAAAACTCTGGGCCCTGAACGGGTTTATGCATTCGCCGACAAGGAAATGCTAAGCAGGGAATTAAAAAAACACACTGATTCCAAAACGCTAGTTTTAGTGAAGGCTTCAAGGGGAATGAAACTGGAAGAGGTAGTTGCTTCCCTTCAGCAAGAGTAG